The following nucleotide sequence is from Ahniella affigens.
TCCCTATGAGTTCGGCGATGTGGATGGCTTACCGGCTGCCGTGCGCTTGCAGGCACCGATGGGCTGCGCCGTCGACCCGAATGGGCAGATTCTGTGGGTCGTCGACACGTACAACAACAAACTGAAAGCCCTGTCGCTCCGGGGCGGTGGCGCCAAGACAATCAACCTGCCTTACAAATTCACGCTGCCCGGTGATGTCAAGGCCACGCCAGGCAAAATCTGGGTGGCCAATACCGGCGCCCACGAAGTGGTTCGGATTGATACCGCGACCGGTCAGGCCCAGCGGCTACCAATCGGCGAGTAAGCATGGCGGATCCCGCCCAACCCTTTGATGGCCGCGCGTTTGCGGCCGGTCTGCCAACGGCGCCGGGCGTGTATCGCATGCTCGACGCCGACGACCGCATTCTGTATGTAGGCAAGGCCAAGAATCTGCGGAAGCGCGTCAGCACCTATTTTGCGCGACCGCAGCTGGAAGCCCGTATTCAGCTGATGGTGCAGTCGATCGCGAAAATTGTATTCACGATCACACACACCGAATCCGAAGCCCTGCTGCTCGAAAACGAGCTGATCAAATCGTTGAAGCCGCGCTTCAACATTCTGCTTCGAGATGACAAGAGCTACCCCTATATTCACTTCTCGGCCCATGACTTCCCGCGACTTGCGTTTCATCGCGGGGCGCGCAGCAAAGGTCGCTATTTCGGGCCCTATCCGAGCAAAGTCGCGGTACGCGAGGCCATCGACCGCCTGCAAAAGCTGTTTCGTCTACGGACCTGTGAGGACACGGTCTTCAAGAACCGGAGTCGGCCGTGCCTGCAACACCAGATTCATCGATGCAGCGCGCCTTGTGTCGGGCTGATCACGCCCGAGCGTTACGCCGAAGACACGCGTCAGGCGGAGTGGTTTCTGCAAGGGCGCTCGCACGAACTGGTTGACGAACTCGTACGCGACATGGAACGGGCCAGCACGGCGCTCGCTTTCGAGCGCGCCGCAGAGCTGCGTGATGCGATTGCGCGACTACGCTCGGTGCAGGCCAGGCAAAGCGTGGTCGATCAGGAACAGGATACCGATGTGGTCGCTGCCGCCGTGCTGCACCGACGGGCCGCGGTGTTCATGATGTTCTTCCGGGAAGGCATGAATCTGGGCAGTCGCACATGGCAATTTCCGGTGCCCGATGGTAGTTCCGAGGTCGGTGTGATCGACGCGTTTCTAGCGCAACACTACGCCGAGTTGCCGCCCCCTCGCACCATCTTGCTCTCGCACGCACTGGACGAGCCTGACGAGCTCAGTCAGCAACTGGGTGAGCTGGCTGGCCGCAAGGTGGAGCTGTTGTTGCCGAAGCGCGGTGACCGCGTCGAGTTGATGCGGCTTGCGGTTCGAAATGCCACCGCCGCATTGCAAGATGCGGCGAATTCCGAAGCGGCGCAGCAGGCGCGCTGGGAGGCCGTGCTCAAGCTGCTCGACTTGCCCGAAGACAGCCAGCGGATCGAATGCTTCGACATCAGCCACACGCAGGGCGAGTCGACGGTTGCGAGCTGCGTGTCGTTGGGGCCGAATGGGCCGGTGCGAGCGCTGTATCGCCGGTTCAATATCCGCGAGGTCAAGGCCGGCGACGACTATGCCGCGATAGAGCAGGCGGTGCGGCGACGCGTGCAGCGCATTCAGGGCGGCGAGTTCGAGCCGCCGGCAGCGTTGCTGATCGATGGTGGTCCAGGCCAGGTCGCGGCCGCCAAACGTGCACTGGCCGAACTCGGGGCCGAGACCTTGCCTGTGCTCGGCATCAGCAAAGGCCCGGATCGCAAGGCCGGCTTCGAACAGATCATTCTGGCCGATGGCCGCGTGTTGCGTCCGGACGATCAAGACCCGGGGTTGCATCAACTCCAACTGATCCGCGATGAGGCACATCGTTTTGCCATCACGAGCCACCGCAAGAAGCGCGAAAAGGCCCGGGAACAAAGCGTGCTCGAAGAAGTCGAAGGCATCGGTGCCAGGCGTCGGCAGCAGTTGCTGAAACACTTCGGCGGCTTGCAAGGCCTGCTGGCTGCAGGTGTCAGTGAGCTCAGTCAGGTGCGCGGTGTGGACCGTACGCTCGCTGAGCGCATTTACGCGCACCTGCATCCCTGATCGATCACGAGCCTTTGTTGGACGGGCCTACACGGACCTGACACACTCTCGCATGATAAAACGCTAGGGACTGCGCGGAACCACCGTTCACGCCAATGCCAATCCGATTCGGCAAACCAAGCGTTCTGTCAGCCAAACGTTTTGCCCTCAACACACCCTGCCAAGAGACACCGTTCGAACCGATGCGTATCACTTTGCCGACGATATTGACTCTGTTCCGAATCGCCTTGATTCCGGTCATCGTGGTGACGTTCTACCTGCCATTCAAAGGCGCCAATATTGTGGCGGCGACGGTGTTCGCGCTCGGCGCCATCACCGACTGGCTCGATGGCTGGATCGCCCGGAAGTACAACCTGACCTCGGCATTTGGGGCATTCCTTGATCCGGTTGCCGATAAGCTCACGGTCACCATCACGCTGTTTCTGCTGGTGCAAGCGGATCCGAGCATCTTGATGGCCGTGGTCTGCTCCATCATCGTTGGCCGCGAAATCACCATCAGCGCGTTGCGCGAGTGGATGGCTGAAATCGGTGAGCGCAAACACGTGCGCGTGGCGCTGCTCGGCAAGATCAAAACCATTGTGCAAATGGTGGCGATCGTGATTCTGCTGGCGCGTCTGCCCAAGGTCGGTCTGCCGATGTATCAATTCGGCCAGACACTGCTCATTGCGGCGGCCGTTCTGACAATCTGGTCAGGCGCGGTTTATATTCGTGCGGCGTGGCCGATCCTGCGCGGCCGCGAGCAGTAATGGCGCGGATTTCAGCAGCCAAGCATTGGGTGTTGCCGACTCACACCAAGAAATTTTTTGCCGCTTCGCAAAAAAAAGGTTGACACCATTTTCCAGATAAGCATAATGCGCGCTCCCCGCGGGAATAGCTCAGTTGGTAGAGCACGACCTTGCCAAGGTCGGGGTCGCGAGTTCGAGTCTCGTTTCCCGCTCCAGATTCCACAAAACCTCGGCACTCCGAGGTTTTGTTTTTTCAGGGTCGATGATCTCTGGCAATGACCGTAAGTCGTTGCAGCCAGTAGTCTGGCGCAGGTATCCTCGCACCCCCACCGGCCTGGTGGCAGAAAGGTTATGCAGCGGCCTGCAAAGCCGTCTATGCCGGTTCGATTCCGACCCAGGCCTCCATCTTCTCTTCCCGCCCGGATGGCGGAATCGGTAGACGCAGGGGACTTAAAATCCCCCGGCCCAAAGCCGTGCCGGTTCGATTCCGGCTCCGGGCACCAAGACAGCATCCAGGCCGATCCAGCCAGATCGGCAAAAACCCCTGAAACCCAGCAAATACGGGCACCTTGAGGCCAGTAGGGTCCGCCCGTGTCCGATTGCATCCGGGTAAGGCTGGGGGTATAAATGGGGGTATCTCGCCCCTTTGCTCCGGTGGCCAAGCCATGCCGAAAGCACGCGACAAACTGACCGCCGTCGCCCTAAGAAATCCTAAGCCCGGGCGTCATTGGGACGGCCTTGGCCTTTATCTGGAAGTGACCGAAGCAAACGCCCGTTACTGGCGCATGAAGTACCGCTTTGCTGGCCGCGAAAAGCTCCTAGCCTTGGGCGTGTTTCCGGAAGTGACGTTGGCCGAAGCCCGCACGCGACGCGATGCCGCCCGCGCCTTGCTGCAATCGGGTGTTGATCCCTCCGAGCAACGCAAGGCAGCGCGCGAAGCCACGCGGCGCGATCTGCGCGGAACCTTCGAAGTCGTCTGTGCCGAATGGCTCGCATTCAAGCGCCCCAGTTGGTCAGCGGCGAGCTATCGCAAGGCCAAACTGATCACGGGCAATTACCTGCTGCCCAAGCTCGGCTCACGACCCATTGCCACACTGGCGAGCAAGGATTGTGCTCCGGTATTGCGGGCAGCGGCCGAGAAAGCCCCGGAAATGGCCCGTAAAGCCCGCGAATACCTGAGCGGCATCGTTCGCCATGCCATGCGCGATGGCTTGCGCGAAGAGGGTCGCATGCTGGTTCTGGACGGGGTATTGCCGACGATGGCGACCGGGCACATTCCGGCCGCGACCTTGCCCGAGCAAATCGGCGATTTGATGCGCGCGATTCGCGCGTATCCCGGCGAGGTGGTGCGGGCCGCCTTGCTCATGTGCGCATACACCGCGCAACGCCCGGGCGTGGTCGCATCGATGCGTTGGACCGAGATCGCCCCCGATGCCGCCGAATGGCGCATTCCTGCCGAGCGCATGAAGACCCGCCACGCGCACATTGTGCCGTTGCCCAAACAAGCAGTGGCCCTGCTGGCGCACATGCGCGAACTGCGCTTCAGCCCCGAATTCGTATTTCCCCCGGTGTCGCGACAAGCAACGCCACACCTACACCGCGACGCCCTGAGCAAAGCCTTGCGATCAATGGGCTTTGGCGGCCAACACGCCACCCATGGTTTTCGCGGCATGCTCCGCACCGCCGGCCGCGAGCGCTTGAGCATTCCCGCCGATGTTCTGGAAGCGCAATTGGCCCACGCCAAAAGAGACGCGATCCAAAAAGCCTATGACCGCACCGCGTTCAACGATGAGCGCGTGCGCGCCATGCAACGGTGGGCGGATTGGATCGACGGGCTCGACCTGCCGGCATCGGTGACACCGATTCATGCCAAGCGTGCGAGCCAGAAGGGTAAGAATGCGGATTAACCCGCCCATCTGCTGCGCTCTTGCAGTGGCGAGGGCTCGCCCCTATTTCCCCCATTGGATCAATCGCACCACGGCTAGGCCGGCCAGCTGAAAGCGGGAAACCTTCGCCCGTTGCCGTGGTGACCATCGAAGGGCGCAAGGTAGGGTTGCGCAATGCCTGAATCAATAGCGTTTGCCTTTCCGGAGATCAGCCAAAGACAGCAGAGAACCCCGGTCACTGAAGCGATTAGGGCAATCGTGAACTTGAAGGCTCTTTTTGTTAACGGCCGAACCAACAAGCAACTCGGGGATCCTGATGTTCAACGCGAACTGAGCAAATCTGTTGCAAAGCTCCTGGCGATTGCAATCGACCGCGCAGACAGTGACGAGCCCTTTTCAGAAGAATGGCTGACGGAAGCAAGGCGAGTCCCAATTAGGCGCAGTAATTCCGATCCAATGGAACTAATTGTCAGAACCGCATTGGCGTTGATCGCAGAGACCATTCGTGCCTATCGCAGTGGGCAAGTACAAATCGCATGGACGTATGCGATGGACGCGATGGAACTTTGCCGCGATGTCTCGCACGTCATTTGCTTTACCAATCGAGAGTTCCTGTCGTCGCAGCTCGGAAGCCGCGCGGCGCACGCAAAGCACGCCGATGCGCGGCGATTACGGGATGAGGCCCGAAGGCTATATGCCGAGGGTGTCCGAGAGGGCAGTTTTTTGAGCAAAGACCAAGCGGCAGAGGTTCTGACCCCGATCCTGAAAAAACAGTTCGGACAGGGAACCTTCAGGACCGTGCGAAAGCACTTGAAGAACGCCTAACCTGCACTCTGCCGGCACAGTGCATGCAGTGCCGGTAGCCCGTGCG
It contains:
- the uvrC gene encoding excinuclease ABC subunit UvrC encodes the protein MADPAQPFDGRAFAAGLPTAPGVYRMLDADDRILYVGKAKNLRKRVSTYFARPQLEARIQLMVQSIAKIVFTITHTESEALLLENELIKSLKPRFNILLRDDKSYPYIHFSAHDFPRLAFHRGARSKGRYFGPYPSKVAVREAIDRLQKLFRLRTCEDTVFKNRSRPCLQHQIHRCSAPCVGLITPERYAEDTRQAEWFLQGRSHELVDELVRDMERASTALAFERAAELRDAIARLRSVQARQSVVDQEQDTDVVAAAVLHRRAAVFMMFFREGMNLGSRTWQFPVPDGSSEVGVIDAFLAQHYAELPPPRTILLSHALDEPDELSQQLGELAGRKVELLLPKRGDRVELMRLAVRNATAALQDAANSEAAQQARWEAVLKLLDLPEDSQRIECFDISHTQGESTVASCVSLGPNGPVRALYRRFNIREVKAGDDYAAIEQAVRRRVQRIQGGEFEPPAALLIDGGPGQVAAAKRALAELGAETLPVLGISKGPDRKAGFEQIILADGRVLRPDDQDPGLHQLQLIRDEAHRFAITSHRKKREKAREQSVLEEVEGIGARRRQQLLKHFGGLQGLLAAGVSELSQVRGVDRTLAERIYAHLHP
- the pgsA gene encoding CDP-diacylglycerol--glycerol-3-phosphate 3-phosphatidyltransferase; this encodes MRITLPTILTLFRIALIPVIVVTFYLPFKGANIVAATVFALGAITDWLDGWIARKYNLTSAFGAFLDPVADKLTVTITLFLLVQADPSILMAVVCSIIVGREITISALREWMAEIGERKHVRVALLGKIKTIVQMVAIVILLARLPKVGLPMYQFGQTLLIAAAVLTIWSGAVYIRAAWPILRGREQ
- a CDS encoding tyrosine-type recombinase/integrase; protein product: MPKARDKLTAVALRNPKPGRHWDGLGLYLEVTEANARYWRMKYRFAGREKLLALGVFPEVTLAEARTRRDAARALLQSGVDPSEQRKAAREATRRDLRGTFEVVCAEWLAFKRPSWSAASYRKAKLITGNYLLPKLGSRPIATLASKDCAPVLRAAAEKAPEMARKAREYLSGIVRHAMRDGLREEGRMLVLDGVLPTMATGHIPAATLPEQIGDLMRAIRAYPGEVVRAALLMCAYTAQRPGVVASMRWTEIAPDAAEWRIPAERMKTRHAHIVPLPKQAVALLAHMRELRFSPEFVFPPVSRQATPHLHRDALSKALRSMGFGGQHATHGFRGMLRTAGRERLSIPADVLEAQLAHAKRDAIQKAYDRTAFNDERVRAMQRWADWIDGLDLPASVTPIHAKRASQKGKNAD